The following nucleotide sequence is from Silene latifolia isolate original U9 population unplaced genomic scaffold, ASM4854445v1 scaffold_406, whole genome shotgun sequence.
cacctaaATGAGgagcgagcctccctgcatagcaaggagctcctgtctcaggccaaaactcggttttggctcgtctaacctatatttgaatcgtttTATGCGTTtttcatgcttatagactcataaaaaaagtaaatacatgaaataaagtaagttgtttacaccctcaaacttacgtgtattgatattttgcgacgtagacgactttagagacatgttttctcgtagcgactactcgcgatcaagaagtttaaaaagagtgccttaaaaaaggattttgttttgaaaatgagttgaaaatatgttgaaagtatgttgattaaaacatgttgattaattagttgagttggtcgaatgggtcggtcgaatgcacggcgacggtaccaaacaatatgtgtaaggcttgtgtttatgatcggtaggtcgtaaacacgtgtcgattttgtgacttaagaagtcgagtatagaagtttaagggagatgtgagagggcggactctcgcgtaaggattgtgttgtgtgatggttggtatttatagagaaatgtgggatggtaggtcggttgtgtttgcttagagactTAGCatacaccccattgaggcgcgagccaccccgtgactgaaaggggtgtattgtccctttcaatttggacgtggcctattctccatcctttattgatttatggtaatcaaataggatatcgtgtaacaatatgggcatctaataagatgattttgggtgttacttgaggtaggtgttttgtgtgcatgactcgggtttgacccgtgtgagtcgggatttgaatttcgagtcggtttttggctcggtgtcggttttgactctaagtagggtcattttaatggaaatgacatgataaagacattcatggcattatttttgacatccgagatttgggttgactcgggttgactcaagttgactcgagttgcgggtttctgagtccgttttgggtccgaagacggttttgactctaattagggccattttaatggaaatgtcatgataaagacatttatgacattatttttgacattcgggatttgggttgactcgggttgactcagattgactcgagttgcgggtttctgagtcggttttgtgtccgaagacggttttaactctaaatagtgttattttaatgcaaatgaaattagaaaacttttgaaatcatttttcatatttgagtagtgcattaaaccgtctcatgtatagccaatccacggacgcatatcaaaaacacgttatagtccgatcatcatcgggtggtttttgggaggtgcagatactgggtatctacacttactCTTAGCATAAGACGGATTAACAGACATTAAAAGTTAGTTAAGACACAGCACAAATTAATAACGATAttaattaaaatgtaaatttaatcaaacaaattaaactaaaattaAACACATATTATCAAATAAGAAGAACAAACTAGAGCACATAAACTGGACAGACCTGCGCACTGTACGGATCTGGAAGTTCGAGATATGTCAGATCTAACCCGTGCTTTAATCGGGTTTTTCATAAAAACAATGTTAACTAAAAATGAAATGCTAAATCAATGAAATAAATCACGAAAATAAAcccaaattaaatttataaattataaatcTGGAAAACCATCACAAATTAATTTTATAtggttaaaataaataaacaCAAAGTAGATCTAATAAAATGCCAAATAatcaaacaattaaaataaacatgTGAAAATCATAAGAACGAATAAAACATGAAATCTAACAATAATTTCAttctaattaaattaaacatcAATAACTTCGAATTGATAATTAAATTAACGACATGCCAAGAATTACTTGTAATTAGTCATTAAAACATGCTAAACTTGTTATAATCAAACATGTGATACAAATCTAACCTAACAGAAAACAAAACCACACACAAAGGCCATTCATCGGCCCATCCATGGTATTGATCCCGTTCTCCTTCATTCAACATAACAATACAATAATTATCGGTAATCTAACATGATTAACACGATAAAACAACATAATACGACATAATAAATAAAGCAATAGAAAACGGAattaaaaaggagaaaggaaggaTTTTTAATGCACCCGcaacctacatgtatctttgACACCTTCTTGGGTCATAAACGATCGTATATATTTTCTCGAGGGGTCGTCGCCGACTAAGAAGCAAAGCAAACACGTGTTTTTGAAGGAGTTGCGTAGCGTTTTTCAAACTTGATTTGTGAACTCGtttcttgatgaaaattcgatCAGAAAGATATTTTAGAATCATGGAAGAGTGAATATTCTGAAAGTGTAAAAAAACAGGGATAGTATTTTACGGAATAGGCACAAAAAATGAGGGGAAAGAAAGGTTGTTTCACGCTAGAATAAACATGAAAAACAGCGTATTTGCCCACTCTATTTTTCGTATGAATTCGAGATGGATTTAGGGATTTTTTTCTAGAAGTTGAGGCTTGTTAATGGAGTATGGGTGTATGGAGATGTTGGAGGAGCAATACAGTTGGAGATacggggtatttatagggagttgtGGAGGGTAGAAGTAGGGTTATACAAGAAGAAAAGCAGTCGAGTTGCATGTGTTTGTGTTGGACTTTGCTACTGTTTTCGTGGGGAATGAGCTATGGTTTTCTAGGGTTAGAAGCTAGATTAATTGGGGATTAAGGTGGATAGGAATATAAGCTAGGTTTTAGCACAAAGGGGAAGCAAAAGGAGTGAACTTAGAGGCGAAACAAGGTTGGGTTGCTGCTCTATTTTGGAGCTGCTGCCACAAGTTGTTTGGAGGGTTTTTGGGGTATTATCTAGGGGTTTCTTAGTGGGTAAGCAATAGTATTATGGGTAGGATAGTTGGGTATGGAGTTGTGGCCATGGGCACCATTTTAAGGGTCCATTTTGTAGgagaatgtgtcctcaacaaatagtgcgatcacattattgaaactcataataagaatacgtaaagggattattcattttataagtcaactggtcaacattaatcggtaatgatcggctgactagagtttgacattactgtcgtttatacggtggtgatcagttgatcccttaaggtcacacataaaggatgattcccttaatagataaaattaattaattgtatattgatacagattaattccttaaaatggaACATTTCTCGTATGAgtgtaagaatatgaatcttattgtaattcgaatAAATGAgtttcgttttagtaattaagatgttacaTTACTTAAAtcttgtttatgaaacaattaaattaagaatgaacggttaattataattgcaatatgttgtagattatattaacgtgaaccattttatttctttgtgattgtgaattactagtcaattgttgtatataattgaattaatatatataatgatatttaattgttaaatatacattaatattattaataacaagttacatgtcacatgtcacatattatatgtcaaaatgacaaattgacaaaaataaaatggactcaatattacaaggGGCAACCGGTTTTTGTAAGGTAATGGGGTGATTTGGTTGAGTTGTTTTGtgtagtggaaaacacaatgattaacttTCTAACCTAATCTACACCCTAATATTCTTTGATAAGAACAAATTCTAAAAGGAAAAGAGCATGTATTGGGTCTTCTCTCCCCTCCATGCCACCGGTTTTTCCCCTCCACCAGAAtaaaattgttcttatttttttcattaattcattcttacattttctTACTTCTTACTCTTCACATGTTCTCTAAAAATAAAGATTGAGAAATAATTGTtctaaaaatataatttataaattactaGAAGTAATAATACAAGataatattagattatatttaaGGTTAACTACTAATATAATCTAGTCAATTAATTAGTAGTTTTAAAGGgtagtcttggtgcaattgatAAGAGGTTCTCATAATTTTGAGACAAAagggatcatccatttattttgagctcaagaacaagttgcTTGTGCCCTATATTCAGATTTTATCAATGTAAGGAACCTTGTTCTTActtttctatttacattttgtcttgcatgcataagatcaacatctatttATGTCTATAATTAAAAGAGTTTAATTTCGGTGTTATAGAATCCTTTCTAGTGGTATCAGAGCgctatggttgttgcatgcataatcggtttatagtttttttgAGTTAAAAGTATAACATATGAAATTAGAGATTTTGTAGTTTATATTATAAAGTcacgaaattttttgcatgtgatatattctggtcctataacatatttaggtcattttgatgatttatggaaattttaggctcattttaatgatttttagtgatttaattacatttttatgaataaaatggtatttaaaatgctaaaaatagttaaactttgtttctgaccttgaattttttatatgacctcacatgcatattttatgtattgtatgtaaaattttgtataaattttatttattttgcatgatttataatgtttatgagataaaaatgacataaatggaggtaaaatagTTAAGAAACATATACGATGACTAATGAGAGAAAAAACCCTAATGAGAGAAAAAACATTACTGAGAATTTAATGCAATTTAATTTTGATTATTGATTGATTTTCGAGCCAATGGCTAGGAAATCAATTCAACAGAAGCAGCGTGAGATGACATGAAGAGGACGTAGTATTCAAGTTACTGCAGAGGCATCTTCGCCTGTTGAGGAGATAGAGGAAAATGAAGAAAGTGCGAACCCTAATGAAGTACAAACAGGTCCGGATGTTGAGACTGCAGGGAAAACAAAAGATATTAATGAGATAACAGGAATCCCTGAATTGGAGGTAGAAACtgaggatgaagaagaagatgtgGAAGATATAGAAGATGAGGACAAAATTGTAAGAGAAACGGTAGAACATAGGACTGAAACTTCTGAGGAGGTTCCAGAAACAGAGCATGATGATCTATTGCAGATTGAGCATGATGATGTAGAGGAGGAGATTTAATACTAGAGTCAGGCTGTTATCTGCTATATCTTAGGAGCTAATCCTCCTTGGGAGGTGATAGAAGGATTCATTGGGAGGATTTGGACTAAATTCAACATTGATAAAATCTCGTTTATGCCTAATGGTGTGTTTTTGGTTCGTTTCAAATCTGTAGAAATGAAAGACAAGGTGATGAACTCAGGTTATTATATGTTTGACAATAAGCCAGTGACTGTGAAATCCTGGACACGAGATTTAGAGATGAAAAAAGAGGAGGTAAGCTCAGTTCCTGCGTGGATTAAGATGCATAATTTACCATTGAAATTTTGGGGAAAGGGGTTGCCTAAGATAACTTCCCTGGTTGGCAAATACATCAAGAGTGATGTAGCTACTGAGGAAAAAACTCGGTTAGGTTATGCAAGGGTGATGGCAGTGTTAATGGTGGATCAAGAATTGCCAGAAAAGATAAAATTCAAAGATGAAAATGGCACTGTGATTCAAATTGTGGTAGGATATGAAAGGAGGCCCGTTAAGTGTAAAAAGTGCATGGGAATGGGACATATGGAGGAGAATTGCAGAAAGAGTGATCAAAAGAAAATGGGTCAGAAACCTATTCAGATGGTATGGAGACCAGTGGTGAAGAAGGCTTCTTTACCTCCTCCTGCTAATCCTCCTGGGAGTATGCAAGGTCCAATTCAGAACACATATGCTAGGACTGTTACTCCTGTTATAAAACTAGTTCAGTGGCAGAGACAAGAACATAATGGAGGTGGATACAGCTCTGAATCTTTTGGGGCACATTCATACAAGGAGGTGGTCTCATCTCCTCCTAGAAGAAGTGGTGGTTCAACTGGTCACAGTCTCAAACCTAGAAACCCTAATGGATAAAATAGGTTTCTGGAATGTGAGAGGTATGAATAGAGTAGAAAAACAAAAAGTAATAAACTATTTCTTACATAATAAAGATATCAGATTGTTTGGTTTGCTAGAAACTAAAATAAAGAGTAAAGTTTTGAAGAAAGCTGTAAATAACTTCAATAATTGGTGCATCTCAACTAATAATGGTCATCACAATGGTGGTAGGATCTGGATTTTGTGGCAACCACAGGCTGTGAAGGTTCAATTTCTAGAATATAATGCACAATTCATCCATATTAGAGTTGAATCTTTAGAGAATAGAAGTGTGTTTTATATGACAATGGTCTATGCTTTCAATTCTATTCATGATAGGGCTCCTCTATGGGATCATTTAAGAAGAATTGCTAGTCATGTTAGTGGTCCTTGGGCCATTGCAGGAGATTTTAACTGTGTTATATCAGCTGCTTAGAGGGTTGGTGGCAATACACCTTCTGGTGAGATGGAGCCTTTTAGGCAGTGTGTGGCAGATTGTGGAGTCATTGATATAGCTGCTACAGGATCTCTTTTTACATGGAACATTAAACAAAAACCCGAGGAGAGATTTTATAGTAGGATTGATAGGTACCTGATCAATAAGGATTGGTGTAATCATATGCCTGATCTGTATGCTCATTTCTTGCCTGAGGGTTTGATGGACCACACTCCTTGCATTGTAAGTAGCTCTAAGAATTCCCAGAGGAAACATTGCTTCAAATACTTCAACATGTGGGAAGGCACAAAGGAGTTTTTGCCTACTGTTAGAAGTAATTGGAACAAGGATCTTGTAGGCACTAGCATGTTCAGGCTGGATAAGAACCTACAAAACTTGAAACCTGCTTTGAAAAGACTGAATAGAGAGGGGTATAATGATATTGAAAATTCAACCAGCAGACTCCAAAAACATGTCCATGACTTGCAGGAACAACTTGGAAGGAATCCTACTGATCTTCAATTGCTTAATGCAGAATATGAGGCCTCTCAGGAATTAAAAATGCTAAGCATAGCTAGGGATAGCTACTTGGCACAAAAGGTAAAGCAGTTTTGGATGAAAGAGGGGAATACAAATAGTGCTTATTTTCATGGCATTCTCAAAAAGAGAAGAAATGGGAATAGGGTGATCATGATAGAGGACATGAATGGCAAGATGTGTGACAGTCCAGAGCTTGTTCAGGCAGCATTCCTGGAGTACTATATGCAGCTTCTTGGGACCAAACAGGCCACTACTAGGATACACAGGAAAATTATTGATCAAGGACAAAATGCAGGGAGGAGCATAGTGCTAGCCTACTGAGACCTGTCACTGGGGAGGAAATTAGAGCAACTGTTTTTAGTATCCCTGATAATAAATCACCAGGTCCTGATGGATACACAAGCAAGTTCTTTAAGGATGCTTGGAATGAGATAGGAGGGGAGGTAATTAATGCTGTCCCAAGATTTTTTCCAAAATAGACGATTCTTTGAAGCAAATGAATGCAACAAATGTGACATTGATCCCTAAGTGTGATAGGCCTCAAACTGTGCTTCAATTTCGTTCTATAGCCTTCTGCAATGTAGTCTACAAGGTAATATCTAAGCTGATATGTG
It contains:
- the LOC141639470 gene encoding uncharacterized protein LOC141639470; this translates as MKDKVMNSGYYMFDNKPVTVKSWTRDLEMKKEEVSSVPAWIKMHNLPLKFWGKGLPKITSLVGKYIKSDVATEEKTRLGYARVMAVLMVDQELPEKIKFKDENGTVIQIVVGYERRPVKCKKCMGMGHMEENCRKSDQKKMGQKPIQMVWRPVVKKASLPPPANPPGSMQGPIQNTYARTVTPVIKLVQWQRQEHNGGGYSSESFGAHSYKEVVSSPPRRSGGSTGHKTKIKSKVLKKAVNNFNNWCISTNNGHHNGGRIWILWQPQAVKVQFLEYNAQFIHIRVESLENRSVFYMTMVYAFNSIHDRAPLWDHLRRIASHVSGPWAIAGDFNCVISAA
- the LOC141639471 gene encoding uncharacterized protein LOC141639471 — encoded protein: MEPFRQCVADCGVIDIAATGSLFTWNIKQKPEERFYSRIDRYLINKDWCNHMPDLYAHFLPEGLMDHTPCIVSSSKNSQRKHCFKYFNMWEGTKEFLPTVRSNWNKDLVGTSMFRLDKNLQNLKPALKRLNREGYNDIENSTSRLQKHVHDLQEQLGRNPTDLQLLNAEYEASQELKMLSIARDSYLAQKVKQFWMKEGNTNSAYFHGILKKRRNGNRVIMIEDMNGKMCDSPELVQAAFLEYYMQLLGTKQATTRIHRKIIDQGQNAGRSIVLAY